CTGCTCTCGATCAAATCTGTAGTTACTTGGGTATTTGTGAAACTTGATGACATGatttttcctttcttttcttGTAGAAAACTTGCAATTACATGACTCAACCAAACACTGAAACTGATAAAGataaacaattttatgataaaatctcCAGGTATTTTACatctataataaataaacaattcattatcATCAAAAACGGAACAACCATCTTCTGTGATCGCTCAGGCGACaaatgtgacatcacaatgatgTCAAAATAAGTGGCATCAGTAGTTCATGCACTGAAGTTTTCTAACTGCTTTTGATAATGCTATATAGTGGACTGCAGTAAAAATGTacgtatatacatttatacctCTAAAATACCAACTCAAATTCATACACTTAtatcataaaaatgattttgttgttaGCCCTGATCAAACTTTTcacttttaattcaaataaactTAAGTTGAATTCTCAGATAACTCAAATGGTATACACAAGTACCACCTAATTTCAAGTAAgatattatttttctgaaataaGCCATTATTAATTCTGATAGTAAAGATTCTTGTCAGAATGGATGTGCCTGAATATAAATGGCTTGTGGTTCTTATTGATAAACCTTTTTGTATCTATGGTTTGCTGCCCTTTCTCCTTTTGAtatagtaaaaaatatatataaataccattGGTTGTTTCTCAGCTTGGACAGCAAACATGGAATCATGGCACTCTAGGATGTGAAGGTCCAGAAGATGATTGTTGGGGAAGTTTTTACGACATGTCTGACAAACTCGACTGTGTACCAAACCGTAGTGACTTTCATAGCTGTTAAATACAAAGACATCAACATTATTCCAAACAACAAAGATGGGTGAATCACTGTAAGATATACAATACACTATAACCATTTAGGCCACAGATTTTCTTAAGATCGAGGGACATGACTCTTACCATTACTACATAATTCTGATATATCAAGGGACACAACTCATATATTTATTGCTTATACTCCAAGGGACCTAACTGTAACCATTAACATAGGTTtctaatttcaacaaattttattgacatgatGTTGCAGTCAAAAGGAGTgaataacaggcaaagcctatatatattcttttctaGTTTTCTAAAATTCCAAACCATTACCACAGATTTATGTTACatcaagggacataactctaacCATTACCACAGATTTCTGATACctcaagggacataactctaacCATTACCACAGATTTCTGATACctcaagggacataactctaacCATTACCACAGATTTCTGATACCTCAAGGGACATTAACtcataaataattttacagGTTTGTTATAAGGTCTCTAATTCTCCATATCCCACAGGATAATCTGGTCAAACACTGAGTTGAGACACTTGACAAACATATTAACGCAAGATCTAGAGCATGAGGACAGACTGCTGGGCCACATCATGTACATGTTCAATTGTCATGTGAGCTGGAGAGTAGAGCTACATGTAATATCATGTGAATTGCATGATTACTTCTTTAAGTTTGATTATTGTTAAAAGATTCTCATTCTTCGACATTTAAagtgatttttcagggtatttttGGGGAAAAGTTTTCCtaacaaattgggaatttttaataCCAAAAAGAGCAGCTTGGGAAAAAAGCTACCCATTACTGAACATGGTATAATAAGTGATTAGATATTGTATAACAgtaaactgtttcattttatcaaaaggtgACGGCCATAACTACAGTTTCAGAGTAGTTTGTTTTAGATTAAACAACGAGGGGAGAGCTTttcagttttgtttgtttttcagagATTTGATTTGGGATTTTATCCATcgtaattgtgaaaaaatagaGGGGTTGggcattgggaatggggtctgtagtatataaggagaaaaatcactgattTAAGTACCTGGAATGTGTGTTTGTAAATTCAAAATCTACAATAAATCAATGAAGTCCACATACCTTGCATGGGAACCAAAAGTCTTCCCACAGTTAGCTAGCTGACATAAAAACTCTTGATCTTGTTTCCTGAAAATTATATTGATAGCTTTTTAGAtaaaccatgattttgataaatttcgcgAATTTTGATGCATCTGTAAAtttagtaaaattaaaacacCTGCCAATAATAGCAAAATTAAATCACCAGCAAATATTAACAAGTATACAGTAATATCTGTATAAGTATAGTTTTGCTTATCTTCAGGATATACATATAGGTTGGACTTTGTGACAGTCACACCTAAGTAATAAATTACCTTGTCTCTTGGATCTCCTCCTCCACCAGAAGTTACATGTTTAGATGGATAGTAACACAGATTGTTTCCCTCCTCAAAAAAAACTACAGTCCATCGTAAGTCTCCGCTTACAAACTTTCCATCGGCATGGCACACCCATACTTTTACTTGTCAAAATTTctcacaaaaaaaatgtttatcaaaattaaagtctttgaaataaatagaaagaaaaaaaaacctgtttatGCTTTATTTGTACTTCATTTTTCTACCATAGGAAATGACAGTCTGTCCATGATGTCATCTATTCGGTTTTGAAGAGTATCCAGAATATCAGCAGAAATGAAGAGGTGTGTCTCGTCTAGGTCCTGTAGAACAAACTTGGATTTAAATGCGTCCGTTTCGTCCAAATGGAGAAGGAACTGCTTCATGGCTGGGTCACATTCTACCAGGATCCCCTTCGTCACGTTTACCATATTAACCTGTAATAACACAGACAATTCATTTAAGCACTGATGTTTCTACTTTTTTAACTTAATTCAtagggtatgaaagaaattttttttgcaaaaaaagtttgcaaacaaaatttattattacatcaatgcttattattaattttcagactacttgataacataaagtatgtttaaatgtgtGATCAGATTcttttgattttccaatggatagttttttctaaatcaatatgcAATGTTGACATCTCTATTGTGACCATTGTGATGTTATGATTACGTCagattttcgcgccattctcagatttttctTCATAGTTAGTATACCATTTCCTATACAGCTACTGGGACCTAACCAGTAGTCGTGATTATTCTACAGTACATCCAGATTTCCGAAATTATCTGGAGTTGTTGATGAATACTTCatgatggtgttgttttgtttatgtgaaaATAACATAATGTGTTTCATGAGATGCAAAAAAATCCCCCCCCCTAAATCACGACTTCTGTTCCTTCACAACTACTGGCTGCAGTATAGTTTGTTGAGATCTTCCCAACAGCAGGCCTAGGGCATCTGATGCGGTGAATCAATGACTATATAGGTTATTAGGTTTTGTCagcaattaaagatgctccaccgctgacaaatggtatttttctttttcactatcaaaaacaggagcagatgatttagtatatttcttcggttacaaaagttacttactttacaccatttccacccttgaaaagtttgagcttctaattttacttaaagttaaaaatatgaaaaataagtaattgcatcccgaaaaaattccatggcactatattatatataaaatgaagtactgattgtgcatgcaccaaaggcgtaataaattattttatattattttttttgtgttaattaggcacatatacacacgattaaacacaaattattgttcgaatgatgaatatcatttatgctctgtcagtagtggagcatctttaagtgcaTTGTCAAGTTCAGATctagaaaaaataccattgatGTGGAAGAAGAACAGAGATGGACCTATGACTGAGCCTTGAGGAACATTGGACTTTACTATGCTAGACTTTCCACCctccattatatatatatttatatatatattatattatgtatataacaaCCTATTTCCTGCTGTCATTAATCCAGGTCTTAACCTTCTCAAATTCTACACTATGATTGTGGAGCTTATGACAAAGAAACGAATAACTAACCAATCAGGGCATCGCTCCGTTTACCTTTGTCAATGTTGGAGCGGACATCATCAACGATCAGCTGACTAGGCTAGCACATACACATGACATAGACacagtatacagtgtttatCAGCGTGTGTGGTGATGTTACTGACATCGAATATGTTCGAATAATTTGCTGTGTATGCATGTTTTAGCGAAATAGTCCTATGTTTTTTTCTGGTTTAAGCTTGGAACCTTTGTTTAAAGACGGAAGAAATGTGTGCTAATTATAAATTCCAATCATGGAAGCTACAACCTAAGGTATTGAGAGAATCGAAGCTATATTAGAGGTGAGTTCTGATAGGATTTTAGGTTTCAATTCATCAGGACATGTATCTTTATTTGTGTTTAAACTTTGAAGGGTTTTTGAACACAAGTCGGAGTGATGACAATATCCGACATGAGATGATGAGAAAGTTTGTATCCTAGGTGGAAGGTTGCATGAAGACTGACTGGAATTGTTTGTTAATATGTCCGCCTTAACTCGGTTACAAAACATAACAACAAATCTAGATGTGTGTTTGTTTCAGGTTGTTACCTACCTAAGACCCGATCTCACACAATCACCGTTGTCTCTCAAACGTAGGCTACTTAAAAAAGCGTATGACTGATCAGGATGATCATGACTGACTCTTACATA
This portion of the Argopecten irradians isolate NY chromosome 6, Ai_NY, whole genome shotgun sequence genome encodes:
- the LOC138325355 gene encoding LOW QUALITY PROTEIN: zinc finger protein 511-like (The sequence of the model RefSeq protein was modified relative to this genomic sequence to represent the inferred CDS: deleted 1 base in 1 codon), giving the protein MGVPCRWKVCKRRLTMDCSFFEEGNNLCYYPSKHVTSAINIIFRKQDQEFLCQLANCGKTFGSHASYESHYGLVHSRVCQTCRKNFPNNHLLDLHILECHDSMFAVQAEKQPMFQCLVESCNCKFSTRKERKNHVIKFHKYPSNYRFDREQSKQSKSNGGKLSEMEITTFDTMETTVSVTEGVNGPGGPFGAKEAEKMKDTSPPRRQFSYKVPNNICFGQGTSRSFQRTRGRGRGRGNKKHWHNRGMENMDTHVDIENIDLQAMKQALT